The DNA window CTTCGGGAAGGATTGGCTTTCCTGGGTGACCCCGCGACAATGGGAGACGCATGACCCGCCAGGACAGCCCCCACGCCGACCTCGCCGACCACGAGTCGTTCCTGCCCGACTCGCGCGTGCTGATCGTCGACGACAACCTGCAAAATCTGGAGCTGCTCCAGGCGTTTCTCGAAGCGTTGCCGGTGCAGATCGACACCGCGACCGATGGCGAGGAAGCGCTGGCCAAGATCCGCGAGTCCAAGCCAGACCTCGTGCTGCTCGACGTGATGATGCCCAAGCTCAGCGGCTTCCAGGTCTGTCGCGAGGTCAAGAGCGATCCCGACACGCGTGACATCCAGGTCCTGATGGTCACCGCCTTGCACGAGTTGGGCGACATCGAGCGCGCCAACGAGTGCGGCACCGACGACTTCGTGAGCAAGCCGGTCAACAAACTCGAGCTGCTCACCCGCGTTCGCAGCCTCCTGCGGGTTCGGCATCTCAAGACCGAACTCGAACGGGCGCTGGGGTATCTGCAAGAAATCGAAGGCGACGACGAAGAAGAGGTCTGACCAGGCCGCATGGTTACGATGTGTCATGCCGATTGATACTTCCGTCAGCGTTCAGGACTTCCTTGAAGCCGCCGCGGCGAAGCAACCGTTTCCCGGCGGCGGGGCGTGTGCGGCACTCGTCGGCGCGCTCGGGGCGGCGATGGGGACGATGACGTTGCGTTACACCAAGGACGACTCGGTCGCGGAACCGATCGCCGAACTCGATCGGGCTCGGGCGATGTTCGAGCAACTCGTGCTCGAGGACCAGACCGCGTACCAATCGCTGACCGAAACGAAGAAGTCCGGCGGTGGTGCGGGGGAGGTCGAAGCCGCCGCGGCGTTGGCCGTTGCCGCTCCGCAGGCGATCGCGACGACCGCCTTGGCCGTTCTGCGGCTCGCCGAGTCGGTCGTTCCGGTCGCCAACAAGTGGCTGCTCTCCGACCTGGCCGTCTGTTGCGAACTGTCGATGGCCACCCTCCGCTGCGGCATCTACAACGTCCGCATCAACCTCCCCGACGCCAGCGATGACACCGTGAAACGTGCCAGCGCCGACTGCGCCAAACTCCTCGATGAGGCCGCAGCGGTGATTCAGCGCGTCGTGCCGG is part of the Planctomycetota bacterium genome and encodes:
- a CDS encoding response regulator, with the protein product MTRQDSPHADLADHESFLPDSRVLIVDDNLQNLELLQAFLEALPVQIDTATDGEEALAKIRESKPDLVLLDVMMPKLSGFQVCREVKSDPDTRDIQVLMVTALHELGDIERANECGTDDFVSKPVNKLELLTRVRSLLRVRHLKTELERALGYLQEIEGDDEEEV
- a CDS encoding cyclodeaminase/cyclohydrolase family protein, with translation MPIDTSVSVQDFLEAAAAKQPFPGGGACAALVGALGAAMGTMTLRYTKDDSVAEPIAELDRARAMFEQLVLEDQTAYQSLTETKKSGGGAGEVEAAAALAVAAPQAIATTALAVLRLAESVVPVANKWLLSDLAVCCELSMATLRCGIYNVRINLPDASDDTVKRASADCAKLLDEAAAVIQRVVPAIHARMNEA